CGTTGCAAAATAGAGAAAGATTTCATATTTTAAAATTGACGAATGTTTGGACGTTGAAAGTTTTCAATAAAAATTCAATAAGGAAATTAGGCGTGGCAAAATTTGCCGAAATCGCTGTCCCCATACCGGTTTTTCAGATTTACACCTATGAAATTCCGGAAATTTTTCAGGAAGTCATCGTTCCGGGCTCACGCGTATTGGTTCCGCTGGGCAAGAGAAAAATGACGGGTTATGTCATCGCAACAAAGGAAGAATGCAATATCAGCAACCTGAAACTAATCCACGATCTGCTTGATCCCGCTCCTGTCATTTCAGCCGAATTGATCCGACTGGCTCAGTGGATTTCAGAATATTACTTGTGCCCGCTGGGCGAAGTCATTCGTGCGATGCTCCCCGGAGGAATTAATCTGGAGACAAAAACCAGAATTCGACTCCTTGCCTCGCCGGATCAAATTGAAGAATACTTGAAAAACCATCAAGCACCACGTCAGAAAAATATTTTGCAACATCTCCGACAGCAAACTTCAGTAGCGCTCGTGCAACTGCGACGCAAATTTCGCGGCGCCCAACTCTACTCCGCAATTGACAAATTAGTCGCCGAAGGATTAATCAGCAAAGAAGTAACGCTTGCTGACGCTCAGACCAAACCCAAAACAGAGCCCTGGTTGAAAATCCGGCCGGAACTGAAATCAGAGAAAAAGTTTCAGAACGTTTTCGACAAATTGCAAAAAAACGCGCCTGCGCAAGCCACGTGTCTGCATTACATTTTTTCCAAAAAATCCGTTCAACAAAAAGCCCTGCTCAAAGAGCTCGGAACCAGCTCCGCTACAGTCAATACGCTCATCGCCAAAGGCTACATTGAAAAATATCAACGCGAAGTTTTTCGATCATATTTTTTGCTGGACGATCATCAACCGCCGCCAAAATTTACGCTCAACGAATTTCAGACCCGCGCCATTTACCATATCTCCGAAGCCACTTCTAAAGGCGAGTACAAAACATTTCTCGTTCACGGTGTCACCGGCAGCGGCAAGACGCAGGTTTACATTGAAGCGCTGAAACATATCCGCAAATTGGGAAAAACCGCCATCGTGCTGGTGCCGGAAATTTCTCTCACGCCGCAAACAGTGCGCCGCTTCGCGCAAAATTTTCCCGGACAAATCGCTGTGCTGCACAGCCGTATGTCTCCGGGAGAAAGGTACGATTTCTGGCGCAAACTCCAGTCCGGCGATTTAACAATTGCCATCGGCGCGCGCTCTGCGATATTTGCTCCGTTGAAAAATTTGGGACTCATCATTGTGGACGAAGAACATGAGTCATCTTACAAGCAATACGATTCCCGCCCGCTTTACCACGCGCGCGATGTCGCCGTTTACCGGGGCATGCTCAACAAAGCGGCGGTTATTCTGGGCTCTGCCACGCCGTCGCTGGAATCCTATTACAACGCCAAAATTGGTAAATTTCATCTGCTTGAACTACCCACAAGAATAGACGACGTTCCCATGCCCGTTGTTAAAATCGTGAATATGCTCCAGGAGCGCAAACAGCGTCCGGGACAAAAAGTGGATATTTTTTCATCCGCATTGCAGGAGAAAATGAAAGAAAAGATTAAAAAAGGCGAACAAATCATCCTGCTGCAAAACCGGCGCGGTTTTTCCACCTACATTAAATGCAAAGACTGCGGTCATGTGGAGAAATGCGAAAATTGCGACATCACTTTGACTTATCACGCCCAGGGACGCTATTTGCAATGCCACTATTGCCATTACACCAAACGGGCGCCGAGCGCTTGTCCGAAATGTGGCGGCAAGGATATTTTATTTCGCGGTATCGGCACTGAACGTGTGGAAGAAGAAATCCACAAACTTTTTCCCGGGTTCAAAGTCGTGCGCATGGACCTGGACACTACGTCGCGGAAACGCTCCCACCATCAAATTCTCAGCGATTTTGCCCGGGGAAAATATCAAATCTTGTTGGGAACACAAATGGTGGCTAAAGGATTGGATTTTCAAAATGTAACGTTGGTTGGGGTTATT
This sequence is a window from Calditrichota bacterium. Protein-coding genes within it:
- the priA gene encoding primosomal protein N', giving the protein MAKFAEIAVPIPVFQIYTYEIPEIFQEVIVPGSRVLVPLGKRKMTGYVIATKEECNISNLKLIHDLLDPAPVISAELIRLAQWISEYYLCPLGEVIRAMLPGGINLETKTRIRLLASPDQIEEYLKNHQAPRQKNILQHLRQQTSVALVQLRRKFRGAQLYSAIDKLVAEGLISKEVTLADAQTKPKTEPWLKIRPELKSEKKFQNVFDKLQKNAPAQATCLHYIFSKKSVQQKALLKELGTSSATVNTLIAKGYIEKYQREVFRSYFLLDDHQPPPKFTLNEFQTRAIYHISEATSKGEYKTFLVHGVTGSGKTQVYIEALKHIRKLGKTAIVLVPEISLTPQTVRRFAQNFPGQIAVLHSRMSPGERYDFWRKLQSGDLTIAIGARSAIFAPLKNLGLIIVDEEHESSYKQYDSRPLYHARDVAVYRGMLNKAAVILGSATPSLESYYNAKIGKFHLLELPTRIDDVPMPVVKIVNMLQERKQRPGQKVDIFSSALQEKMKEKIKKGEQIILLQNRRGFSTYIKCKDCGHVEKCENCDITLTYHAQGRYLQCHYCHYTKRAPSACPKCGGKDILFRGIGTERVEEEIHKLFPGFKVVRMDLDTTSRKRSHHQILSDFARGKYQILLGTQMVAKGLDFQNVTLVGVISADTSLLLPDFRSTERTFQLLTQVAGRAGRKELLGEVVIQSYSPDNSGLKFAQFHNFKGFFLSELPLRKELNYPPFGRLAYILFSGEEEQRVQDTAVRFFNHLRFPPQYGDIFGPLPSPLSKLKGKFRWQIIVKFNKNRDPGGRILHEQLKNALQSFKAEKRLYRVKIQIDIDPISLL